A stretch of DNA from Methanoplanus endosymbiosus:
AGGATGATGACTGCAAAGACTATCAGCAGTATCAGCGTCATGTCCGGAAATCCGTTCATGCCCGGCATTGCAGTATTCAGTCCGCCCATCTCTGAAGGGCCTCCTGTGAACTGGAAGGGGTTTATTGCCGTAATTCCGCCTGCGAACAGGGAGATTAATGCCAGTCTGAGCCATATGCCCAGGTTAAAAGGCCATAATATCGCCTTGGTCTTGTCAAGAGCGGAATCTATCTTTGAGAATGCGAAATATTCAGTCATAGATGGTAAAAAATGGATCAGCCTTCATATAAATTGATGGGTCACTTTCTTTCCCTGATGATTTCAATAAGTGAACCGGCAAGTTCTCTGCTGATCTCTTTATTTAACATAAGTGTGTCAAACCTGACTGATCTCTCAACCGGAATTTCATCCCTGATGTCCTGAACAAATATATCTGTAAATTCACTGTACAGGCTGAATGTGGCAGCTGAATCCGGAGCCATACCCCATGCCTCCATCAGTTCCTTTGCAGGGCCGCTTATCGGAGTGTCACCTATGAACGGGCTGACTGCGATTACAAATTTATCCTGCAGGGCCTCTTTTATTCCGGCACATTCAAGTATTGGTGATATGCTTGTTACAGGATTTGAAGGGCCGAGGATGACTGCGTCTGCATTTCTGATAGCGTCCAGTGCTTCTGTGGTTGCTTTAGCCTTTGAGTAATCTCTCACAACCTCATCAATTTTAACCCTCCCCTTATGCCTCACCCAGAACTCCTGAAAATGGATCAGTCCTTCTTCAGTTCGTATATAGGTGGTGACCTCTGAATCTGTCATAGGGAGAACTTCCGCTTTAACACCAAGCTTTTCACACAAAAGTTCTGTGGACTGTGTAAGAGATTCTCCTTCTCTGAGCATCCTGCCCCTTGCAATATTTACCGCACGATCGCGATCCCCAAGTGTCAGGTAGATGTTCTCACCAAGATCCCTCAGATAATCATTGGTAATTGTTGTATCACCCCTAATACCCCACCATAAGTCAGTGTTTAAAATTCCGGCAAAGAGGTACATGACTGTGTCAATATCCGGTGACAGGTGGCTTCCGTAGATCCACATATCCTCAGCTGTGTTTACAATAACTGAGATATTTTCATCATCAAGATGACTTCTAAAACCCCTGATAAGCTTTGGAGTGCCTGTGCCTCCGGATAAGAAACAGATCTTCATCGGATTATGACTGTCATCATTGCTTTTATTCATTAAAATGATTGTTTGTAGTCTGTACTATCTTTAAATTGTTATATGATGCCTGAAGGTATGCTGACATCCGGAGAAATTACTGTCGGCCCTGAATATTATAAACCGTATGAGTGAAGAATCCAGAATAAGATTTTCAGACATATAAATTGTTAAATTAAAATGAGGTATGGAATTAATATGCTGCTGAATCAGGAAATATTCTGTAAATTTTTAAAGAAATATTTTTTTGCTGTTACCTCATGCTTTATAAACCTCGATAATTTATATTTAAACTGAATCTGAAATATGAAATTTATAAAAGATCCTGTTCATGGCTATGTTGAAGTTCCTGACGAAATTCTCCCTTTTCTGGATTCATCCGCCGTTCAGAGACTGAGATCTGTAAAGCAGCTTGGTTTTTCACACCTTGTTTATCCGGGTGCAAACCACACCCGTTTTGAACATTCACTCGGCACTATGCACCTTGCC
This window harbors:
- the cofD gene encoding 2-phospho-L-lactate transferase, which encodes MNKSNDDSHNPMKICFLSGGTGTPKLIRGFRSHLDDENISVIVNTAEDMWIYGSHLSPDIDTVMYLFAGILNTDLWWGIRGDTTITNDYLRDLGENIYLTLGDRDRAVNIARGRMLREGESLTQSTELLCEKLGVKAEVLPMTDSEVTTYIRTEEGLIHFQEFWVRHKGRVKIDEVVRDYSKAKATTEALDAIRNADAVILGPSNPVTSISPILECAGIKEALQDKFVIAVSPFIGDTPISGPAKELMEAWGMAPDSAATFSLYSEFTDIFVQDIRDEIPVERSVRFDTLMLNKEISRELAGSLIEIIRERK